The following proteins are co-located in the Neomonachus schauinslandi chromosome 8, ASM220157v2, whole genome shotgun sequence genome:
- the LOC110586807 gene encoding LOW QUALITY PROTEIN: zinc finger and SCAN domain-containing protein 12-like (The sequence of the model RefSeq protein was modified relative to this genomic sequence to represent the inferred CDS: inserted 1 base in 1 codon): MAAVLIIQDGEQEPVIVKVEEDNFVVQEIDLQKNSQSCQEVFGQRFRQFCYQETSGPXEALSRLRELCRRRLRPETHSKEQIVELLVLEQFLTILPEELQARVWEQHPLNGDEAMLEESFMIRDFRAHSKQMDRKCSGRR; this comes from the exons ATGGCTGCAGTTCTCATCATCCAGGATGGAGAACAAGAACCTGTGATAGTAAAGGTGGAGGAGGATAACTTTGTTGTACAAGAAATTGACTTGCAGAAGAACAGCCAGTCCTGTCAGGAGGTCTTTGGCCAGCGTTTCAGGCAGTTCTGCTACCAGGAGACATCTGGAC CGGAGGCGCTGAGCCGGCTCCGGGAGCTCTGCCGACGCCGGCTGCGGCCCGAGACGCACAGCAAGGAGCAGATCGTGGAGCTGCTGGTGCTGGAGCAGTTCCTGACCATCCTGCCCGAGGAGCTGCAGGCCCGGGTGTGGGAGCAGCATCCACTGAATGGAGATGAGGCTATGTTGGAAGAGAGTTTTATGATCCGGGATTTCAG GGCACATTCCAAGCAGATGGACAGGAAGTGCTCTGGGAGGAGGTGA
- the LOC110586962 gene encoding olfactory receptor 2B11-like has translation MKHMNESFPEDFILMGFTKYPWLDLPLFFALLISYTFTLLGNIAITLVSQLDSQLQSPVYFFLTILSFLDLCFTTITVPQMLFNLGGPNKNITYLGCMAQAYIFHWLGCTECVLLGIMALDHYMAVCKPLRCSVIMHPKHCLQLSSTAWLVGLANSLLQSTLTVQLPLCGNQELDHFFCELPGLIKMACVDTMINEVTLAVAATFLIMGPLSMILVSYSCIAQAVFRIPSTDKRLKAFNTCSSHLLVVSLFYGPGTYIYMQPSGDSPQDLTKALTLFYCVITPMANPSIYTPRNKDVKGALRRLLRGAILSKRFGSSSAYKDLEGHGVFLLPDNPQRNTNRRPASRSGARTSACLRWARAVAAVAETGGPALARGARSCARRRRSEAPRAVRAAGGGSLVNTSPPPARLGGSGLQRRREAEDFGV, from the exons ATGAAGCACATGAATGAAAGTTTTCCAGAGGATTTCATTCTTATGGGCTTTACCAAATACCCTTGGTTGgatcttcctctcttctttgccCTCCTGATCTCCTACACGTTCACACTGTTGGGAAATATTGCTATTACTCTGGTTTCCCAACTAGATTCCCAACTCCAAAGTCCTGTGTATTTCTTCCTCACAATCCTCTCCTTTTTGGACCTCTGTTTCACCACCATAACTGTACCCCAAATGCTATTCAACCTGGGGGGCCCCAACAAGAACATCACTTACCTAGGCTGTATGGCCCAGGCCTATATATTCCACTGGCTAGGCTGTACTGAATGTGTCCTGCTTGGCATCATGGCCTTAGACCACTACATGGCTGTGTGTAAGCCTCTGAGGTGCTCCGTAATTATGCACCCCAAGCACTGCCTGCAGCTCTCCAGCACTGCGTGGCTCGTTGGTCTGGCAAATTCCCTGCTGCAGTCCACACTCACGGTCCAGCTGCCCCTGTGTGGGAACCAGGAGCTAGACCACTTCTTTTGTGAGCTGCCAGGGCTTATTAAGATGGCTTGCGTGGACACCATGATCAACGAGGTTACTTTAGCTGTGGCGGCCACCTTTCTGATAATGGGTCCCCTCTCCATGATTCTTGTCTCTTACAGTTGTATTGCCCAAGCCGTATTTCGAATCCCCTCCACTGATAAGAGACTTAAGGCCTTCAACACTTGTTCTTCACACCTACTGGTGGTGTCTTTATTTTATGGCCCAGGCACCTACATCTATATGCAGCCCTCGGGGGATAGCCCTCAAGACCTTACCAAAGCTCTGACGCTGTTTTACTGTGTTATTACTCCGATGGCCAACCCATCCATCTACACCCCGAGGAACAAGGATGTTAAAGGAGCTTTGAGGAGACTTCTCAGGGGGGCCATTTTGTCCAAAAGA TTTGGTTCTTCGTCCGCCTACAAGGACCTCGAAGGGCACGGGGTATTCCTGCTCCCCGACAACCCGCAGCGCAACACCAACAGGAGGCCCGCGTCACGCTCTGGAGCGCGCACGTCCGCGTGCTTAC GGTGGGCCCGGGCTGTGGCCGCGGTCGCCGAGACTGGGGGGCCGGCTCTCGCGCGCGGGGCCCGCTCCTGTGCCCGGCGCCGCAGGAGTGAGGCCCCGCGGGCCGTGCGGGCGGCCGGAGGCGGGTCTCTGGTGAacacctccccgcccccggcccgcctCGGCGGCTCCGGCCTCCAGCGCCGTCGCGAAGCGGAGGACTTCGGAGTGTGA